In Rhea pennata isolate bPtePen1 chromosome 8, bPtePen1.pri, whole genome shotgun sequence, one genomic interval encodes:
- the CRIP1 gene encoding cysteine-rich protein 1 — MPKCPRCQKEVYFAEKVTSLGKDWHRPCLRCEKCNKTLTSGGHAEHDGKPYCNHPCYAALFGPKGFGRGGAESHTFK; from the exons ATGCCCAAGTGCCCCCGCTGCCAGAAGGAGGTCTACTTCG CCGAGAAGGTGACTTCTCTGGGGAAAGACTGGCACCGACCCTGCCTGAGATGCGAGAAGTGTAACAAGACCCTGACGTCCGGCGGCCACGCGGAG CACGACGGCAAGCCCTACTGCAACCACCCCTGCTACGCCGCCTTGTTCGGGCCCAAAG GGTTCGGCCGGGGAGGAGCCGAGAGCCACACGTTCAAGTAA
- the LOC134143191 gene encoding cysteine-rich protein 2: protein MASKCPKCDKTVYFAEKVSSLGKDWHKFCLKCERCNKTLTPGGHAEHDGKPFCHKPCYATLFGPKGVNIGGAGSYIYEKPQLEGPAAPGPVEHAARAEERKANAAPPKAPSKASAVTTFTGEPNMCPRCGKRVYFAEKVTSLGKDWHRPCLRCERCSKTLTPGGHAEHDGQPYCHKPCYGILFGPKGVNTGAVGSYIYDKDPEAKNQP from the exons ATGGCATCCAAGTGCCCCAAGTGCGACAAGACCGTGTACTTCG CCGAGAAGGTCTCCTCGCTGGGCAAGGACTGGCACAAGTTCTGCCTCAAGTGTGAGCGCTGCAACAAGACCCTGACGCCGGGCGGGCACGCCGAG CACGACGGGAAGCCCTTCTGCCACAAGCCCTGCTACGCCACGCTCTTCGGGCCCAAAG GGGTGAACATCGGCGGCGCCGGCTCGTACATCTACGAGAAGCCGCAGCTggaggggccggcggcgccgggccccgtGGAGCACGCCGCCCGCGCCGAGGAGAGGAAGGCGAACGCCGCGCCGCCCAAGGCGCCCAGCAAAG CCTCCGCCGTCACCACCTTCACCGGGGAGCCCAACATGTGCCCGCGCTGCGGCAAGAGGGTCTACTTCG CCGAGAAGGTGACCTCGCTGGGGAAGGACTGGCACCGGCCCTGCCTCCGCTGCGAGCGCTGCAGCAAGACGCTCACCCCGGGGGGCCACGCAGAG CACGACGGACAGCCGTACTGCCACAAGCCTTGCTACGGGATCCTCTTCGGGCCCAAGG GCGTCAACACCGGCGCCGTGGGCAGCTACATCTACGACAAAGACCCCGAGGCGAAGAACCAGCCGTAg